A window of the Tenebrio molitor chromosome 1, icTenMoli1.1, whole genome shotgun sequence genome harbors these coding sequences:
- the RpL14 gene encoding large ribosomal subunit protein eL14 isoform X1, translated as MPFQRFVETGRVALIADGPNKGKLVSIVDVIDQTRVLVDGPASNVARTQIRLNQLHLTKFRLRFPFSGSTRVVRKAWNDAKINEQWEKSAWANKVAAKEKRAQLTDFDRFKLRRARSRRNYIRTIAFRNLKKAASRNGTLYGKKKMAKGGDKPKPKKAGKAKKGKST; from the exons ATG CCTTTCCAAAGGTTCGTGGAGACCGGCCGCGTGGCGCTCATCGCCGACGGCCCCAACAAAGGAAAACTGGTCAGCATAGTCGACGTAATAGACCAAACCCGA GTATTGGTAGATGGCCCAGCTAGCAACGTCGCTCGGACCCAGATCCGCCTCAATCAGTTACACTTGACCAAGTTCAGATTGAGATTCCCGTTCTCGGGCTCCACTCGCGTCGTCCGTAAGGCGTGGAACGACGCCAAGATCAATGAGCAATGGGAGAAATCAGCGTGGGCGAATAAAGTCGCCGCCAAGGAAAAG AGGGCCCAGCTGACGGACTTCGACCGGTTCAAATTGCGCAGGGCGCGGTCCCGCAGGAACTACATCCGCACCATAGCATTCAGGAACTTGAAGAAGGCCGCCTCGAGGAACGGAACCTTGTACGGGAAGAAGAAGATGGCGAAAGGGGGCGACAAGCCCAAGCCCAAAAAGGCAGGCAAAGCCAAAAAGGGAAAAAGTACATAG